A single window of Agromyces aureus DNA harbors:
- a CDS encoding PTS ascorbate transporter subunit IIB, with protein sequence MRIIAVCGEGIGTSAILKVNAERALDRLGLRATVDASDLASVAAAAADAQVVLTSTELAADVRAKLGRSFAEIIEIVNYFDVEEIGSKLERSLG encoded by the coding sequence ATGAGGATCATCGCGGTCTGCGGCGAGGGCATCGGCACCTCGGCCATCCTGAAGGTGAACGCCGAGCGGGCACTCGACCGGCTCGGCCTGCGGGCGACGGTCGACGCGAGCGACCTCGCTTCGGTGGCGGCGGCCGCAGCCGACGCCCAGGTCGTGCTCACGTCGACCGAGCTCGCCGCCGACGTGCGCGCGAAGCTCGGGCGATCGTTCGCCGAGATCATCGAGATCGTGAACTACTTCGACGTCGAGGAGATCGGCTCGAAGCTCGAGCGCTCGCTCGGTTGA
- a CDS encoding PTS sugar transporter subunit IIA, with amino-acid sequence MTTTLPDTAVVLGADVPDWRAAVRESGRALTRAEVAEPEYTERMIGVIEEFGAYVVIAPGLALAHARPGPDVLGEGLSVVTLATPVDFGHPHNDPVRVVIGLAVANAEEHVASVARLANVFNDLGVIDRLAQASDADEVRRLLGVPEGTGA; translated from the coding sequence ATGACCACGACACTGCCTGACACGGCGGTCGTCCTCGGTGCCGACGTCCCCGACTGGCGCGCTGCGGTGCGAGAGTCCGGTCGCGCGCTCACGCGCGCCGAGGTCGCCGAGCCCGAGTACACCGAACGCATGATCGGCGTGATCGAGGAATTCGGGGCGTACGTGGTCATCGCGCCGGGCCTCGCGCTCGCGCACGCCCGCCCTGGGCCCGACGTGCTCGGTGAGGGGCTCTCGGTCGTCACACTCGCGACCCCGGTCGACTTCGGACATCCGCACAACGACCCCGTGCGCGTCGTGATCGGCCTGGCGGTCGCCAACGCCGAGGAGCACGTGGCCTCCGTCGCCCGCCTCGCCAACGTCTTCAACGACCTGGGCGTCATCGACCGTCTCGCGCAGGCGAGCGACGCCGACGAGGTGCGCCGACTGCTCGGCGTGCCCGAGGGCACCGGCGCATGA
- a CDS encoding APC family permease, with protein MMNLRVKSVEASLADADDTERSLKRSLGTWDLALMGIAVAVGAGIFSVGAQAAANFAGPSVIVSFVLAAVTCGLAIMCYAEFASTVPVAGSAYTFTYATMGELLAWIIGWDLILEMFTAAAVIAKYWGVYLGEALLAFGLPFAPTFSIGSVEVSWPAFLVVAVFTALLVAGTKLTARVGAVFTIIKVAIVLFVIVVGFFFVNAANYVPFIPEAVPTEGGSADVWTQSLVSWATGAAPAQYGIFGLLAAASLVFFAFIGFDVVATSAEEVREPQKRLPRGIFLGLGIVTVLYVAVSIVMTGMVSYTELAEEESPSLATAFRLVGQDWASAVISVGALAGLTTVIMVLLLGLSRIVFALSRDGLLPRWLSKTTSRSKTPARIQIIGGATVAFVAAFTDVGLLEEMINIGTLSAFVLVSLGIVVLRRTRPDLPRGFRVPFSPVVPILSAVLCFWLMLNLTTLTWVRFLVWLAIGVVVYLLYGRRHSRLAGGGVSEVELPTPQGDEPPPVR; from the coding sequence ATGATGAACCTGCGCGTGAAGTCCGTCGAGGCGTCGCTGGCCGATGCCGATGACACCGAGCGCAGCCTGAAACGGTCGCTCGGCACGTGGGATCTCGCCCTGATGGGCATCGCGGTCGCGGTCGGCGCCGGCATCTTCTCGGTCGGCGCGCAGGCCGCGGCGAACTTCGCCGGCCCGAGCGTGATCGTCTCGTTCGTGCTCGCGGCCGTCACGTGCGGACTGGCGATCATGTGCTATGCCGAGTTCGCGTCGACCGTGCCCGTCGCGGGCAGTGCGTACACCTTCACGTACGCGACCATGGGCGAACTCCTCGCCTGGATCATCGGGTGGGATCTCATCCTCGAGATGTTCACCGCGGCGGCCGTCATCGCGAAGTACTGGGGCGTCTACCTCGGCGAGGCGCTGCTCGCGTTCGGGCTGCCGTTCGCGCCGACGTTCTCGATCGGCAGCGTCGAGGTGAGCTGGCCGGCGTTCCTCGTCGTGGCCGTGTTCACGGCGCTGCTCGTTGCGGGCACCAAGCTCACGGCGCGCGTCGGGGCGGTCTTCACGATCATCAAGGTCGCGATCGTGCTCTTCGTGATCGTCGTCGGCTTCTTCTTCGTCAACGCCGCCAACTACGTTCCCTTCATTCCCGAGGCGGTGCCCACCGAGGGCGGGTCGGCGGATGTCTGGACCCAGTCGCTCGTGTCATGGGCCACGGGGGCCGCACCGGCGCAGTACGGCATCTTCGGACTGCTCGCCGCGGCATCCCTCGTCTTCTTCGCCTTCATCGGCTTCGACGTGGTCGCCACGAGCGCCGAGGAGGTGCGGGAACCGCAGAAGCGACTGCCGCGCGGCATCTTCCTCGGGCTCGGCATCGTGACCGTGCTCTACGTGGCCGTGTCCATCGTGATGACCGGCATGGTGTCGTACACCGAACTCGCCGAGGAGGAGTCGCCGTCGCTCGCGACCGCCTTCCGGCTGGTCGGGCAGGACTGGGCTTCGGCCGTCATCTCGGTCGGGGCGCTCGCCGGCCTCACGACCGTCATCATGGTGCTGCTGCTCGGCCTGTCGCGCATCGTGTTCGCCCTGAGCCGCGACGGTCTGCTGCCCAGATGGCTGTCGAAGACGACCTCGCGTTCCAAGACGCCGGCGCGCATCCAGATCATCGGGGGAGCGACGGTCGCCTTCGTCGCGGCATTCACGGATGTCGGGCTGCTCGAGGAGATGATCAACATCGGCACGCTCTCGGCGTTCGTGCTGGTGAGTCTGGGCATCGTCGTGCTGCGCCGCACGCGCCCCGACCTGCCGCGCGGGTTCCGGGTGCCGTTCTCGCCCGTGGTGCCGATCCTCTCGGCGGTGCTCTGCTTCTGGCTCATGCTGAACCTCACGACGCTGACCTGGGTGCGCTTCCTGGTCTGGCTCGCGATCGGCGTGGTCGTGTACCTGCTCTACGGCCGGCGCCACTCGCGGCTGGCCGGCGGCGGGGTGAGCGAGGTCGAGCTGCCGACCCCGCAGGGCGACGAGCCGCCGCCCGTCCGCTGA
- a CDS encoding NAD(P)H-quinone dehydrogenase, which yields MVYEFERTQRIAVLGGGPGGYEAALAGAQLGAEVTLIERAGVGGSAVLTDVVPSKSLIATAEASNAVKEAADLGVQFYAKGAADKAVKPEVAINLAAVNKRLLGLAAQQSDDMRRNLLDAGVHLVHGEGRLDGPNAIIASTAKGGTDFDRIEADTIVISVGATPRVLPTAVPDGQRILTWTQLYGLQQVPEHLIVVGSGVTGAEFASAYRALGAKVTLISSRDQVLPGEDADAASVIEKVFKRNGMKVLNTSRAESVVRDGDEVVATLSDGREVRGSHCLMAVGSVPNTDGLGLEEAGVQLAEGRHIRVNRVARTSMPNIYAAGDCTTFPPLASVASMQGRTAVFHAMGDIVNPPELRNITSNIFTQPEIATVGWTQRDIEDGVVPGVVYKLPLASNPRAKMMGIRDGFVKLFASNGSGAIIGGVIVAPKASELIFPLALAVEHRLTVDQFAEAFPVYPSLTGSLTDAARAMHVVR from the coding sequence ATGGTCTACGAGTTCGAGCGCACGCAACGGATCGCGGTACTCGGAGGCGGGCCGGGCGGGTACGAGGCGGCGCTCGCGGGCGCCCAGCTCGGCGCCGAGGTCACCCTCATCGAGCGGGCCGGCGTCGGCGGCTCGGCCGTGCTCACCGACGTGGTGCCGTCGAAGTCCCTCATCGCGACCGCCGAGGCCTCGAACGCCGTCAAGGAGGCCGCCGACCTCGGCGTGCAGTTCTATGCGAAGGGCGCCGCCGACAAGGCGGTGAAGCCCGAGGTCGCGATCAACCTCGCGGCCGTGAACAAGCGACTGCTCGGCCTCGCGGCGCAGCAGTCCGACGACATGCGTCGCAACCTCCTCGACGCCGGCGTGCACCTCGTGCACGGCGAGGGCCGGCTCGACGGGCCGAACGCCATCATCGCGTCGACCGCGAAGGGCGGCACCGACTTCGACCGCATCGAGGCCGACACGATCGTGATCTCGGTCGGGGCGACGCCGCGCGTGCTGCCGACGGCCGTGCCCGACGGGCAGCGCATCCTCACCTGGACCCAGCTCTACGGCCTGCAGCAGGTGCCCGAGCACCTCATCGTGGTCGGCTCGGGTGTCACGGGCGCCGAGTTCGCGTCGGCCTACCGCGCGCTCGGCGCGAAGGTGACGCTCATCTCGAGTCGCGACCAGGTGCTGCCGGGCGAAGACGCCGATGCGGCATCCGTCATCGAGAAGGTCTTCAAGCGCAACGGCATGAAGGTGCTGAACACGTCCCGTGCCGAGTCCGTCGTGCGCGACGGCGACGAGGTCGTCGCGACGCTCTCCGACGGGCGCGAGGTGCGCGGCTCGCACTGCCTCATGGCGGTCGGCTCGGTGCCGAACACCGATGGACTCGGGCTCGAGGAGGCGGGCGTGCAGCTCGCCGAGGGGCGTCACATCCGGGTGAACCGGGTCGCGCGCACGTCGATGCCGAACATCTACGCGGCGGGCGACTGCACGACGTTCCCGCCGCTCGCCTCGGTCGCGTCGATGCAGGGTCGCACGGCCGTGTTCCACGCCATGGGCGACATCGTGAACCCGCCAGAGCTGCGCAACATCACGTCGAACATCTTCACGCAGCCCGAGATCGCGACTGTCGGCTGGACCCAGCGCGACATCGAGGACGGCGTCGTGCCCGGCGTCGTCTACAAGCTGCCGCTCGCCTCGAACCCGCGCGCGAAGATGATGGGCATCCGCGACGGTTTCGTGAAGCTCTTCGCGTCGAACGGCTCCGGTGCGATCATCGGCGGCGTCATCGTCGCGCCCAAGGCGTCGGAGCTGATCTTCCCGCTCGCGCTCGCGGTCGAGCACCGGCTCACGGTCGATCAATTCGCCGAGGCCTTCCCGGTGTATCCGTCGCTGACGGGGTCGTTGACGGATGCCGCGAGGGCCATGCACGTCGTACGCTAG
- a CDS encoding phospho-sugar mutase, whose amino-acid sequence MSQTDAASPEGASDDSRRIALARAWVAQDPDPETRVELDELVARVEAGDPEASADLADRFDQRLAFGTAGLRGEIAAGPNRMNRVLVSQAAAGLGAFLLERAPGTTPSVVIGYDGRRNSAVFARDSAEVLSGAGIRAILLPRLLPTPVLAFAVRHLDVSAGIMVTASHNPPNDNGYKVYLGGRDHGSQIVSPSDAEIAAHIAGVAATTLVTDLPRGEFETADESLVDAYVQATAREAGYAPPAQPKVVYTAMHGVGWETAARVLAAAGFDAPALVDAQIQPDAAFPTVSFPNPEEPGAMDLSFERAREVGAELIVANDPDADRLAIAIPDATNAEGYRRLTGNEVGLLLGWRAARKAADETGDGGSDGTLACSIVSSPGLEAIAGAYDLDFEATLTGFKWISRAPNLLFGFEEALGYLVNPGTVRDKDGISAAVAFLSLAAELHATGRTVADHLDEFVERFGCHASGQISLRVTDLSRIGAIMARLRAEPPSEIGGIAVDRIEDLSEGFGALAPSDVLRIFLEGGSRVMVRPSGTEPKLKVYLDVVAHEGTVAERRAAASDTLAQLEAGMRELTA is encoded by the coding sequence ATGTCGCAGACAGACGCAGCATCGCCCGAGGGCGCCTCCGACGACTCGCGCCGTATCGCCCTCGCCCGGGCCTGGGTGGCGCAGGACCCCGACCCCGAGACGCGCGTCGAGCTCGACGAACTCGTCGCACGGGTCGAGGCCGGTGACCCCGAGGCATCCGCCGACCTCGCCGACCGGTTCGATCAGCGACTCGCGTTCGGCACGGCCGGCCTCCGCGGCGAGATCGCCGCCGGCCCCAACCGCATGAACCGCGTGCTCGTGTCGCAGGCCGCCGCCGGGCTCGGGGCGTTCCTGCTCGAGCGTGCTCCCGGCACGACCCCGTCGGTCGTCATCGGCTACGACGGGCGCCGCAACTCGGCCGTCTTCGCCCGAGACTCCGCCGAGGTCCTCTCGGGTGCCGGCATCCGGGCGATCCTGCTGCCGCGGCTGCTGCCGACGCCCGTGCTCGCGTTCGCCGTGCGCCACCTCGACGTCTCCGCCGGCATCATGGTCACCGCATCGCACAACCCGCCGAACGACAACGGCTACAAGGTGTACCTCGGCGGGCGGGACCACGGCTCGCAGATCGTCTCGCCGTCAGATGCCGAGATCGCCGCGCACATCGCCGGCGTCGCCGCCACGACGCTCGTGACCGACCTGCCGCGCGGCGAGTTCGAGACCGCCGACGAATCCCTCGTCGACGCCTACGTGCAGGCGACCGCGCGCGAGGCGGGCTACGCCCCTCCCGCGCAGCCGAAGGTCGTGTACACCGCCATGCACGGGGTCGGGTGGGAGACCGCCGCGCGCGTGCTCGCCGCCGCCGGGTTCGACGCACCTGCGCTCGTCGACGCGCAGATCCAGCCCGACGCCGCGTTCCCGACGGTCTCGTTCCCGAATCCCGAAGAGCCGGGTGCGATGGACCTCTCGTTCGAGCGGGCGCGCGAGGTCGGCGCCGAGCTCATCGTCGCCAACGACCCCGACGCCGACCGGCTCGCGATCGCGATTCCCGATGCGACGAACGCCGAAGGCTACCGGCGCCTCACGGGCAACGAGGTCGGGCTCCTGCTCGGCTGGCGCGCCGCACGCAAGGCGGCCGACGAGACCGGCGACGGCGGCTCCGACGGCACGCTCGCGTGCTCGATCGTCTCCTCCCCCGGGCTCGAGGCCATCGCCGGGGCGTACGACCTCGACTTCGAGGCCACGCTCACCGGCTTCAAGTGGATCTCGCGCGCCCCGAACCTGCTCTTCGGGTTCGAGGAGGCGCTCGGATACCTCGTGAACCCCGGCACCGTGCGCGACAAGGACGGCATCTCGGCGGCCGTCGCCTTCCTGTCGCTCGCCGCCGAGCTGCACGCGACCGGTCGTACGGTCGCCGACCACCTCGACGAGTTCGTCGAGCGATTCGGATGCCACGCCTCCGGCCAGATCTCGTTGCGCGTCACCGACCTCAGCCGCATCGGCGCGATCATGGCGCGCCTGCGCGCCGAGCCGCCGTCGGAGATCGGCGGCATCGCGGTCGACCGCATCGAGGACCTCTCCGAAGGGTTCGGAGCCCTCGCCCCGAGCGACGTGCTGCGCATCTTCCTCGAGGGCGGGTCGCGGGTCATGGTGCGTCCGAGCGGCACCGAGCCGAAGCTCAAGGTCTACCTCGACGTCGTCGCCCACGAGGGCACCGTCGCCGAGCGTCGCGCCGCGGCATCCGACACCCTCGCCCAGCTCGAAGCCGGCATGCGGGAGCTCACCGCCTGA
- a CDS encoding adenosine deaminase, whose product MPTEYRLEGDGANIQALPKVSLHDHLDGGLRPQTIIELADAAGVDVPVHDDDELGSWFAEKADSGSLVEYLKTFDLTTAVMQTSEGLTRVAREFVQDLAADGVVYGEIRWAPEQHLARGLSLDAVVEAVQTGLDEGIDDARNQGHAIRTGQLITAMRHADRGLEIAELAVRHRDRGVVGFDIAGAEAGFPASRHRTAFDFLAGQYLPVTVHAGEADGLESIRSALFDGRALRLGHGVRLAEDLTIERQDDENTYVSLGPIAQWVRDREIALELSPSSNLQTGAIEAWGDELIDHPFDLLYQLGFRVTVNTDNRLQSATSLTRELALLADAFGYDLDDFETFQLNAAAATFLPLDDREELAEVIREGFDEA is encoded by the coding sequence ATTCCGACGGAGTACCGGCTCGAGGGCGACGGCGCGAACATCCAGGCATTGCCCAAGGTGTCGCTGCACGACCACCTCGACGGCGGCCTGCGCCCGCAGACCATCATCGAGCTCGCCGACGCCGCAGGCGTCGACGTTCCCGTCCACGACGACGACGAACTCGGTTCGTGGTTCGCCGAGAAGGCCGATTCGGGTTCGCTCGTCGAGTACCTGAAGACGTTCGACCTCACGACGGCCGTCATGCAGACGAGCGAGGGACTCACCAGGGTGGCCCGCGAGTTCGTGCAGGACCTCGCCGCCGACGGCGTCGTCTACGGCGAGATCCGGTGGGCGCCCGAGCAGCACCTCGCGCGGGGACTGAGCCTCGACGCGGTGGTCGAGGCGGTCCAGACGGGCCTCGACGAGGGCATCGACGATGCCCGCAACCAGGGTCACGCCATCCGCACGGGCCAGCTCATCACGGCCATGCGGCACGCCGACCGCGGCCTCGAGATCGCCGAGCTCGCGGTGCGCCACCGCGACCGCGGCGTCGTCGGGTTCGACATCGCCGGCGCCGAGGCGGGCTTCCCGGCGAGCCGTCACCGTACGGCCTTCGACTTCCTGGCCGGTCAGTACCTGCCCGTCACCGTGCACGCGGGCGAGGCCGACGGCCTCGAGTCGATCCGCAGCGCGCTCTTCGACGGCCGCGCCCTCCGACTGGGTCACGGCGTGCGCCTCGCCGAAGACCTCACGATCGAGCGTCAGGACGACGAGAACACCTACGTCTCGCTCGGCCCGATCGCCCAGTGGGTGCGCGACCGCGAGATCGCGCTCGAACTGAGCCCGTCGTCCAACCTGCAGACGGGGGCGATCGAGGCGTGGGGCGACGAGCTCATCGACCACCCGTTCGACCTGCTCTACCAGCTGGGCTTCCGGGTCACGGTCAACACCGACAACCGCCTGCAGTCGGCCACGAGCCTCACGCGCGAACTCGCGTTGCTCGCCGACGCCTTCGGCTACGACCTCGACGACTTCGAGACGTTCCAGCTGAACGCGGCGGCGGCGACCTTCCTTCCGCTCGACGACCGCGAGGAGCTCGCCGAGGTCATCCGCGAGGGCTTCGACGAAGCCTGA
- a CDS encoding purine-nucleoside phosphorylase: MTEANVLDDPAADPFAVAADAAARIAELTGVERHDIALTLGSGWGRAAELIGETTHTLAATDVPGFSKPALEGHVGTLRSVLLPSGKRALVIGARTHYYEDHGVRRVVHSVRTAAATGAKTMILTNGAGGIKEHWTPGTPVLISDHINLTADSPLEGATFIDLTDLYSKRLRDLAHRIDPTLDEGVYCQFRGPHYETPAEVQMAKIIGGHIVGMSTALEAIAARQAGMEVLGMSLITNLAAGIQKTPLSHQEVIEAGRAAEPVISSLLAKIVAEL; this comes from the coding sequence ATGACCGAAGCAAACGTGCTCGACGACCCCGCCGCAGATCCCTTCGCCGTCGCCGCCGACGCCGCGGCCCGCATCGCGGAGCTCACCGGAGTCGAACGCCACGACATCGCCCTCACCCTCGGCAGCGGCTGGGGCCGTGCCGCCGAACTCATCGGCGAGACGACGCACACCCTCGCCGCCACCGACGTGCCCGGCTTCTCGAAGCCCGCACTCGAGGGCCACGTCGGCACCCTCCGCTCGGTGCTGCTGCCGAGCGGCAAGCGCGCGCTCGTGATCGGCGCCCGCACGCACTACTACGAGGATCACGGCGTGCGCCGGGTCGTGCACTCGGTGCGCACCGCGGCCGCGACCGGAGCGAAGACGATGATCCTCACGAACGGCGCCGGCGGCATCAAGGAGCACTGGACGCCCGGCACCCCGGTGCTCATCAGCGACCACATCAACCTCACGGCCGACTCGCCGCTCGAGGGCGCGACGTTCATCGACCTCACCGACCTCTACTCGAAGCGCCTGCGCGACCTCGCCCACCGCATCGACCCCACGCTCGACGAGGGCGTCTACTGCCAGTTCCGCGGGCCGCACTACGAGACGCCGGCCGAGGTGCAGATGGCGAAGATCATCGGCGGCCACATCGTGGGCATGTCGACCGCGCTCGAGGCCATCGCGGCCCGTCAGGCCGGCATGGAGGTGCTCGGCATGTCGCTCATCACGAACCTCGCCGCCGGCATCCAGAAGACCCCGCTGAGCCACCAGGAGGTCATCGAGGCGGGCCGGGCCGCCGAGCCCGTGATCTCGTCGCTGCTCGCGAAGATCGTCGCAGAGCTCTAG